AAAACCAAAAGCGCTTAACAAAAACTGCCAGCGGCACTGTTTAGTAGTCAGATATTGATTCATTTGTTTAGCTGCTTGTAATTGTGTTGTTAACTGTTTACCCATCCCTGTTTCAATAGTGTAATGAAAAGGATCGAGCCAATTTAGTTGACCGTTGCTGTGCAGTAAAGACAGCGCCATTGCACCATCGGGAAATTGTCGCGCCACTGCATTCACTTCTCCCTGTTTTGGTAGTTTTTTCACTAGTTGTTGGGCTATTTGCTGTTGCAATCGCACTTTGTCTTGAAAAAACTTTTGTCTTTGCTTATCCTCTGAATCTAACCACCCTGTAGGTTCACTGACCAATGTCAAAGCCTCGGCTGGTTTCCCATCCCTTCCAGCACGGCCAATTTCCTGTACATATTCAGAAAGCAAGTGGGGTGCATGGAAATGAACTACCCAACGCACATCCGGTTTATTTATCCCCATCCCAAAGGCACAGGTACAAACCACAAAAGGAATTTTACCACATAACCAGCTCGCTTCCACAGCGCGGCGTTCTTCTGCACCTAGTCCCGCATGATAACTAGCTGTGGCATAACCCATCTCTGCTAACCATGCAGCTAAATTTTCGCTATCTCTCCTAGTACGAACATACACTAATCCTGCTTGTTTTGGTCTATCTTGAATAAATTTTAATAATAATTGCTTCCTAATTCTTGGTGTCCAAACTATGCGGACACTGGGATGTAAATTAGGACGGTAGGGATTGAGACGGAAAATATCCGGTTGTTGTAATTGTAAAACTGTGGCAATGATGTTTTGCGCTAAAGGATCAGCCGTAGCGGTAAAAGCTGCAATGCTGATTTTTGTTCCTGGTGGTTTTGATTTTAACAATCCAGGTCGCACCGCCCCTAATCTACGATAAGCTGGGCGAAATGTATCTCCCCATTGTACCAAACAATGTGCTTCATCCAAAATTAAGCCATTAATTTCTAACTGAGGATGACACAATCTTTCCCAAACAGGCGCACTCAGTAAAGTTTCTGGCGATAAATACAGCAATCTTAACTGTTGTTTGGCTAATGCTTGGAGTGTTGCACGAC
The Gloeotrichia echinulata CP02 DNA segment above includes these coding regions:
- a CDS encoding ATP-dependent DNA helicase RecQ, which gives rise to MNHQTTISCNEIRAALKKNWGYENFRPPQGEIVSSLLARKDALIIMPTGGGKSICFQLPALLQTGLTLVVSPLVALMENQVQELRQRHLSAALLHSELPTSQRRATLQALAKQQLRLLYLSPETLLSAPVWERLCHPQLEINGLILDEAHCLVQWGDTFRPAYRRLGAVRPGLLKSKPPGTKISIAAFTATADPLAQNIIATVLQLQQPDIFRLNPYRPNLHPSVRIVWTPRIRKQLLLKFIQDRPKQAGLVYVRTRRDSENLAAWLAEMGYATASYHAGLGAEERRAVEASWLCGKIPFVVCTCAFGMGINKPDVRWVVHFHAPHLLSEYVQEIGRAGRDGKPAEALTLVSEPTGWLDSEDKQRQKFFQDKVRLQQQIAQQLVKKLPKQGEVNAVARQFPDGAMALSLLHSNGQLNWLDPFHYTIETGMGKQLTTQLQAAKQMNQYLTTKQCRWQFLLSAFGFDEEAANWRCGHCDHCVH